In the Solanum pennellii chromosome 5, SPENNV200 genome, one interval contains:
- the LOC114077181 gene encoding uncharacterized protein LOC114077181, whose product MGSLTDVQPERRDMVWEIQRLSSLGVGLANSEDSEVSIREVAESSIIDDVKRHQYKDPILAQYRDAALQKEKTPFKVTPDGVLRYEGRLCVPDIAGLRRQAMGEAHSAHRLTKSAHFLPVRTTYSAEDYARLYVREIVRLHGVPTSIISDRGAQFTANFWRSFQKGLGTQMAPYEALYGRKCRSPISWFDVGETKLIGPDVIQQAVDKVKLIQERLLVAQSRPKSYADNRRRDLEFQIGDWIIRRIGKVAYELDLLSDLEAVHPVFHVSMLRKCIGAPSRVFPLDDVQVTEELSYEEKPVAILDRQVHRYNC is encoded by the exons ATGGGTAGCTTGACAGATGTACAACCAGAAAGGAGGGATATGGTTTGGGAGATTCAGCGGCTATCCAGCCTTGGAGTCGGTCTGGCTAATTCAGAAGATAGTGAAGTTTCTATTCGAGAGGTTGCTGAGTCCTCAATCATAGATGATGTAAAGAGACACCAATACAAGGACCCTATTTTGGCACAGTATAGAGATGCAGctcttcaaaaggaaaagaccCCATTTAAGGTTACACCTGACGGAGTGTTACGATATGAaggcagattgtgtgtacccGATATTGCGGGGCTACGACGGCAGGCTATGGGAGAGGCACACTCTGCCC atAGGCTGACGAAATCGGCCCATTTTCTTCCAGTCAGGACTACTTATTCGGCTGAAGATTATGCGAGGTTATATGTCAGGGAGATagtgagacttcatggggttcccACGTCCATTATATCAGACAGAGGAGCTCAATTTACAGCCAACTTTTGGAGATCGTTTCAGAAGGGATTGGGGACACAG atggcaCCGTACGAGGCCTTATATGGGAGGAAGTGCAGATCACCTATTAGTTGGTTTGATGTTGGCGAGACTAAGTTAATAGGCCCGGATGTGATTCAACAAGCTGTTGACAAGGTGAAGCTTATTCAAGAAAGATTATTAGTAGCCCAGAGTCGACCgaagtcatatgcagataaTCGGCGTCGAGATTTGGAGTTTCAGATTGGTGACTGG ATTATTCGTAGGATAGgaaaggttgcctatgagttggatCTACTATCTGATTTGGAGGCGGTACATCCAGTCTTCCATGTATCGATGCTACGTAAATGTATTGGTGCTCCTTCTAGAGTATTCCCCTTAGATGATGTTCAGGTAACAGAGGAGTTGTCATATGAGGAGAAACCCGTAGCTATACTTGATCGCCAG GTTCATAGGTATAACTGTTAG